One part of the Vibrio palustris genome encodes these proteins:
- a CDS encoding phosphoglycerate kinase, whose product MSVIKMTDLDLAGKRVFIRADLNVPVKEGKVTSDARILASIPTIKHCLEAGAKVMVTSHLGRPTEGEYTEEFSLQPVVNYLNDALDANVRLAKDYVEGVELEAGELVVLENVRFNKGEKKNDEELSKKYAALCDVFVMDAFGTAHRAQASTYGVGVHAPIACAGPLLANELEALAKAMDNPARPMVAIVGGSKVSTKLTVLESLSKVADQLVVGGGIANTFIAAAGHNVGKSLYEADLVDTAKRLMEECHIPVATDVACAKAFDENAEAEIKNVKDVQDDDMIFDLGPDSTAQLAEILKNAKTILWNGPVGVFEFKNFEAGTKGISDAIAQSEGFSVAGGGDTLAAIDKFGIKADVSYISTGGGAFLEFVEGKPLPAVEMLENRAK is encoded by the coding sequence ATGTCTGTAATCAAGATGACTGACCTGGATCTAGCAGGTAAACGTGTTTTTATTCGTGCTGATCTAAACGTTCCTGTAAAAGAAGGCAAAGTGACGTCTGATGCTCGTATTCTTGCATCGATTCCAACCATCAAACATTGTTTGGAAGCGGGCGCAAAAGTAATGGTGACATCTCACCTAGGCCGCCCAACAGAAGGCGAGTATACAGAAGAGTTCTCTCTACAACCTGTTGTCAACTACTTAAATGATGCACTAGACGCCAATGTTCGCCTAGCTAAAGACTACGTTGAAGGCGTAGAACTAGAAGCGGGTGAGCTTGTGGTTCTAGAGAACGTACGTTTTAACAAAGGTGAAAAGAAAAACGACGAAGAATTGTCTAAAAAATACGCTGCGCTATGTGACGTATTTGTTATGGATGCATTTGGTACGGCTCACCGTGCGCAAGCATCAACTTACGGTGTAGGTGTTCATGCTCCTATCGCGTGTGCAGGTCCGTTACTTGCTAATGAACTTGAAGCGCTAGCAAAAGCAATGGATAACCCAGCTCGTCCAATGGTGGCGATTGTTGGTGGTTCAAAAGTATCAACAAAACTGACTGTACTAGAGTCTCTCTCTAAAGTTGCTGACCAATTAGTTGTTGGCGGTGGTATTGCCAATACGTTCATTGCAGCGGCTGGCCATAACGTGGGCAAATCGCTTTACGAAGCAGATTTGGTCGATACCGCGAAGCGTCTGATGGAAGAGTGTCATATCCCTGTTGCGACAGACGTTGCTTGTGCAAAAGCGTTTGATGAGAATGCAGAAGCTGAAATCAAAAACGTCAAAGATGTTCAAGACGATGACATGATCTTCGATTTGGGCCCTGACTCAACAGCACAATTAGCTGAGATTCTGAAGAACGCGAAAACCATCCTTTGGAATGGTCCTGTTGGCGTATTTGAATTCAAAAACTTTGAAGCAGGGACTAAAGGTATCTCTGATGCGATTGCTCAATCTGAAGGTTTCTCAGTAGCTGGTGGTGGTGACACGCTAGCGGCGATCGACAAGTTTGGTATTAAAGCCGACGTTTCTTACATTTCTACTGGTGGCGGCGCATTCCTTGAATTTGTTGAAGGTAAGCCACTTCCAGCTGTTGAAATGCTAGAAAATCGCGCAAAATAA
- the pykF gene encoding pyruvate kinase PykF, with translation MKKTKIVCTIGPKTESVEKLTDLAAAGMNVMRLNFSHGDYEEHGTRIKNLRQVVANTGQALSILLDTKGPEIRTIKLENGNDVDLVSGQEFTFTTDETVVGNKNTVAVTYKGFAQDLTVGDTILVDDGLLEMEVIAKTDTEVKCKVLNNGALGENKGVNLPGVAVSLPALAEKDKNDLIFGCEQGVDFVAASFIRKASDVHDIRAHLKAHGGDSIQIISKIENQEGVDNFDEILEASDGIMVARGDLGVEIPAEEVIFAQKMMIEKCNRARKVVITATQMLDSMIKNPRPTRAEAGDVANAIMDGTDAVMLSGETAKGNYPVEAVTIMAQIAQRTDQALKAELGSRLDSPRLRITEAVCKGAVDTAEKLASPIIVVATEAGKSARSVRKYFPTAHILAITTNTKTAAQLVLSKGVTPMVVDRIASTDDFYVLGKELALKSGLGKKGDIAVMVSGALVASGTTNTASVHVL, from the coding sequence ATGAAAAAGACCAAAATCGTTTGTACGATAGGCCCAAAAACAGAAAGTGTTGAAAAACTCACAGATCTTGCCGCTGCCGGCATGAACGTGATGCGCCTTAACTTTTCTCATGGCGACTATGAAGAACATGGCACTCGTATCAAAAACTTGCGCCAAGTTGTTGCAAACACAGGTCAAGCTCTATCTATCCTATTGGATACTAAAGGCCCAGAGATCCGCACTATCAAGCTAGAAAATGGCAATGATGTTGATCTTGTTTCTGGTCAAGAATTCACATTCACTACCGATGAAACTGTTGTTGGTAATAAAAATACTGTTGCTGTCACTTACAAAGGTTTTGCTCAAGACTTAACGGTCGGCGATACTATCCTTGTGGATGACGGCCTACTAGAAATGGAAGTGATTGCCAAAACAGACACCGAAGTAAAATGTAAAGTTCTTAACAACGGTGCATTAGGTGAAAACAAAGGCGTTAACCTTCCAGGTGTCGCAGTGAGCTTGCCAGCGCTTGCTGAAAAAGACAAAAACGACTTAATCTTTGGTTGCGAGCAAGGTGTCGATTTTGTTGCGGCTTCGTTCATTCGTAAAGCGTCTGACGTGCATGATATCCGCGCTCACCTGAAAGCACATGGCGGCGATAGCATTCAGATCATCTCTAAAATTGAAAACCAAGAAGGCGTTGATAACTTTGACGAAATCTTAGAAGCGTCTGACGGTATCATGGTAGCTCGTGGCGACCTTGGCGTTGAGATTCCAGCAGAAGAAGTTATTTTTGCTCAAAAAATGATGATTGAAAAATGTAACCGTGCTCGTAAAGTAGTTATCACTGCGACACAGATGCTCGATTCAATGATCAAAAACCCACGTCCTACACGTGCTGAAGCGGGTGACGTAGCCAACGCAATCATGGATGGTACTGATGCAGTTATGCTATCAGGTGAAACAGCGAAAGGTAACTATCCTGTAGAAGCTGTGACTATCATGGCGCAGATTGCTCAGCGTACTGACCAAGCATTGAAAGCAGAACTCGGTTCTCGTCTAGACAGCCCTCGCCTACGTATCACTGAAGCGGTATGTAAAGGTGCGGTTGATACGGCTGAGAAGTTAGCATCTCCAATCATTGTTGTGGCAACAGAAGCCGGTAAATCAGCACGTTCTGTGCGTAAGTATTTCCCAACTGCCCACATCCTAGCGATTACCACCAATACAAAGACAGCTGCACAACTTGTGTTATCTAAAGGGGTAACGCCAATGGTCGTGGATCGTATTGCGAGCACAGATGATTTTTACGTGCTTGGTAAAGAGCTGGCCCTGAAATCTGGCCTTGGTAAAAAAGGCGATATCGCCGTAATGGTTTCTGGCGCGCTAGTGGCTTCAGGTACAACCAATACTGCTTCTGTTCACGTACTATAA
- a CDS encoding oxidative stress defense protein produces MQNRIGRVLVMGIGLFYSLASFAAEYDFPTIVTTGRAEISVKPDMATMSVQVVEKGKTAQDVKTSVDKAVTNFMTKLTKQGISKKDIESSNLIVSAQYQYEQSGKKQLTGYQGRREVTVTVNRINQLNPLLDMALQAGMNQVNRIQLGVHNRDHYVEQARAEAMKDAQHKAQVLATGFHSQLGQVWQIRYNNASVSPVRQQHVMLREAKVSANDSYADQTMTISDSVDVTYRMDQ; encoded by the coding sequence ATGCAGAACAGGATAGGTCGAGTTTTAGTGATGGGGATTGGATTATTTTATTCGCTCGCAAGCTTTGCCGCTGAGTATGATTTCCCAACGATTGTTACCACTGGACGTGCTGAAATTTCAGTAAAACCGGATATGGCAACGATGTCAGTACAAGTCGTCGAAAAAGGCAAAACGGCTCAGGATGTGAAAACGAGCGTCGATAAAGCCGTGACGAATTTTATGACCAAACTGACAAAGCAAGGCATCTCAAAAAAAGATATTGAGAGTAGTAACCTCATCGTTTCTGCTCAATATCAATATGAACAATCTGGCAAAAAACAATTAACAGGATACCAAGGGCGGCGTGAAGTCACGGTAACGGTTAATCGCATCAATCAATTGAACCCACTGTTAGATATGGCGTTACAAGCGGGGATGAATCAGGTCAACCGAATTCAGCTTGGCGTGCATAATAGAGACCATTATGTTGAGCAAGCCAGAGCAGAAGCGATGAAAGATGCGCAGCACAAAGCTCAAGTGTTAGCGACTGGTTTTCATAGCCAATTGGGTCAAGTTTGGCAAATTCGTTATAACAATGCGTCAGTCTCGCCCGTACGCCAGCAGCATGTAATGCTACGCGAAGCCAAAGTATCGGCTAATGACAGTTATGCCGATCAAACGATGACGATCAGTGATAGCGTTGATGTGACATATCGAATGGATCAGTAA
- the epd gene encoding erythrose-4-phosphate dehydrogenase yields the protein MLRIAINGFGRIGRNVVRALYESDKYQRIEIVAVNELAKPEAMAHLLQYDTSHGRFSKKVSYDQEHLYIHHDNTHADSIRMLHLSDIPLLPWRDLNIDLVLDCTGVYGSQADGQQHIIAGAKKVLFSHPGSQNVDNTIIYGVNEDTLTHQQKVVSNGSCTTNCIVPVIKILDDHFGIDSGTITTIHSAMNDQPVIDAYHDDLRRTRAAGQSIIPVDTKLHKGIGRIFPKFADKFEAISVRVPTVNVTAMDLSVTVNTKVSVNDVNQTIIQASQCTLRGIVDYTEEPLVSCDFNHDFHSAIVDGNQTRVSNGQLIKMLVWCDNEWGFANRMLDTALAMQATES from the coding sequence ATGTTAAGAATTGCCATCAATGGGTTTGGTCGTATTGGCCGAAATGTTGTGAGAGCACTGTATGAAAGTGATAAATACCAACGTATAGAAATCGTTGCAGTCAATGAGTTAGCGAAACCAGAAGCGATGGCGCATTTACTTCAATATGATACGAGTCACGGGCGTTTTTCTAAGAAAGTGTCTTATGATCAAGAGCATTTATATATTCATCATGATAATACGCATGCGGATTCGATTCGCATGTTACATTTATCAGACATCCCATTATTACCTTGGCGTGACTTAAATATTGATTTAGTGTTGGATTGCACAGGGGTATACGGCTCACAAGCTGATGGCCAGCAGCATATAATAGCGGGGGCGAAGAAAGTATTATTTTCACATCCCGGTAGTCAAAATGTGGATAATACAATTATTTATGGTGTGAATGAGGACACCTTGACGCACCAGCAAAAAGTAGTATCAAATGGATCCTGTACGACGAACTGTATAGTTCCGGTAATTAAGATTTTGGATGACCATTTTGGGATTGATTCGGGTACGATAACAACGATACATTCTGCAATGAATGATCAGCCTGTGATTGATGCTTATCATGATGATTTACGTCGGACGCGAGCGGCAGGACAATCGATTATTCCAGTCGATACCAAATTGCATAAAGGAATTGGACGAATTTTTCCGAAATTCGCGGATAAATTTGAAGCCATTTCAGTGCGAGTGCCCACAGTAAATGTTACCGCGATGGATTTAAGTGTGACTGTGAACACTAAAGTGAGTGTTAATGACGTAAATCAAACCATCATACAGGCCTCTCAGTGTACATTACGAGGTATCGTCGATTACACCGAAGAGCCGTTAGTCTCGTGCGACTTTAATCATGATTTCCATAGTGCGATTGTCGATGGAAATCAGACTCGGGTAAGCAACGGACAGCTGATAAAAATGTTAGTCTGGTGTGATAATGAATGGGGCTTTGCGAATCGAATGCTCGATACAGCACTTGCAATGCAAGCAACTGAGTCATAG
- a CDS encoding DeoR/GlpR family DNA-binding transcription regulator: MSKRNTKIRRHAIATLVNEQGEVSVDKLATQFETSEVTIRKDLAALEENGLLLRRYGGAVALPKDIVNEELTKKVSVRKLSIAKAAAKLIRDHNRIVIDSGKTTGALIEQLNTKRGLVVMTNSLHVANALTELENEPTVLMTGGTWDTRSESFQGNVAEMVLRAYDFDQLFIGCDGIDLARGTTTFNELLGLSKVMAEVSREVVVMVESDKLGRKIPNLELSWEQVDVLVTDRDVPNEVIAEIESHQVRVIRA, from the coding sequence ATGTCTAAACGAAATACCAAAATCCGTCGACACGCCATTGCCACGCTAGTTAATGAGCAAGGAGAAGTCAGTGTCGATAAATTAGCGACGCAATTTGAAACATCAGAAGTCACTATTCGTAAAGATTTAGCGGCCTTAGAAGAAAATGGATTACTTTTACGTCGTTATGGCGGTGCGGTGGCCTTACCAAAAGACATTGTGAATGAAGAACTCACCAAAAAAGTTTCAGTTCGTAAGTTATCTATCGCAAAAGCGGCTGCAAAGCTGATTCGAGATCATAACAGAATTGTGATCGACAGCGGCAAAACCACTGGAGCCTTGATTGAGCAGCTCAATACCAAGCGTGGTTTGGTCGTGATGACTAATTCGTTACATGTTGCTAACGCGTTGACGGAATTAGAAAACGAACCGACTGTTCTTATGACTGGCGGCACTTGGGATACACGTTCAGAGTCATTTCAAGGCAATGTGGCTGAAATGGTGCTGCGCGCTTACGACTTTGACCAGCTTTTTATCGGCTGCGATGGCATTGATTTAGCACGAGGTACCACGACTTTTAATGAATTGTTGGGGCTGAGTAAAGTCATGGCCGAGGTGTCACGAGAAGTGGTGGTAATGGTTGAATCAGATAAGCTGGGGAGAAAAATCCCTAACTTAGAGCTCAGTTGGGAACAAGTCGATGTGCTCGTGACTGACCGTGATGTACCCAATGAAGTGATTGCCGAAATAGAATCTCATCAAGTGCGAGTGATTCGCGCTTAA
- the fbaA gene encoding class II fructose-bisphosphate aldolase codes for MSKIFDFVKPGVITGDDVQKVFEVAKENHFALPAVNCIGSDSVNAVLEAAAKAKSPVIVQFSNGGAAFFAGKGLKLEGQQAQVLGAIAGAKHVHTVAKTYGVPVILHTDHAAKKLLPWIDGLLDAGEEHFAQTGKPLFSSHMIDLSEESLEENIEICAKYLERMAKMDMTLEIELGCTGGEEDGVDNSDMDDSELYTSPEDVAYAYEKLNAISPRFTIAASFGNVHGVYKPGNVVLTPTILRDSQKHVSEKFNLPENSLNFVFHGGSGSSEAEIQESIGYGVIKMNIDTDTQWACWDGIREYEAENHDYLQGQIGNPTGVDAPNKKYYDPRQWLRAGQSAMVKRLEQAFANLNSVDVL; via the coding sequence ATGTCTAAGATCTTCGATTTCGTAAAACCTGGTGTTATCACTGGTGACGACGTACAGAAAGTATTTGAAGTTGCTAAAGAAAACCACTTTGCTCTGCCTGCAGTTAACTGTATTGGTTCTGACTCAGTCAACGCTGTTCTTGAAGCGGCGGCGAAAGCTAAATCACCAGTTATTGTACAGTTCTCTAACGGTGGCGCGGCTTTCTTTGCTGGTAAAGGTCTTAAGCTAGAAGGTCAACAAGCACAAGTGCTTGGTGCTATTGCTGGTGCAAAACACGTACATACTGTTGCCAAAACGTACGGTGTTCCAGTTATTCTGCATACTGACCACGCTGCGAAAAAACTGCTACCTTGGATTGACGGCCTACTTGACGCAGGTGAAGAGCACTTTGCACAAACAGGTAAACCGCTATTCTCTTCTCACATGATCGATCTTTCTGAAGAATCTCTAGAAGAAAACATCGAAATCTGTGCGAAGTACCTAGAGCGCATGGCGAAAATGGACATGACTCTGGAAATCGAATTGGGTTGTACTGGCGGCGAAGAAGACGGCGTTGATAACTCAGATATGGATGATTCAGAGCTATACACTTCTCCTGAAGATGTGGCTTACGCTTACGAAAAACTGAACGCTATCAGCCCTCGTTTCACGATCGCTGCTTCTTTCGGTAACGTACACGGCGTATACAAACCAGGTAACGTTGTACTAACTCCAACTATTTTACGTGATTCTCAAAAACACGTATCTGAGAAGTTCAACCTTCCTGAAAACTCTTTGAACTTTGTATTCCACGGTGGTTCAGGTTCTTCAGAAGCTGAAATTCAAGAGTCTATCGGTTACGGTGTGATCAAAATGAACATCGATACAGATACACAGTGGGCATGTTGGGATGGTATCCGTGAATACGAAGCGGAAAACCACGATTACCTTCAAGGTCAAATCGGTAACCCAACTGGCGTAGATGCACCAAACAAGAAATACTACGATCCACGTCAATGGCTACGTGCCGGTCAATCAGCAATGGTTAAGCGTTTAGAGCAAGCATTCGCTAACTTGAACTCTGTTGACGTACTATAA
- the mscS gene encoding small-conductance mechanosensitive channel MscS: MASEAASVETNVISNISYITDWFSNNTDLLFEYSMNIIWAVLILFVGNIAVKLIANSVSKLMKKRRMDKAVIDFVQAIVRYLLFILVLIAALGKLGVQTASVVAVIGAAGLAVALALQGSLSNFAAGVLIVAFRPFKSGDYVEVGGIAGSVSSIQIFQTVLNSPDNKMIVVPNSSIIGGPITNYSRHKTRRIDFVIGVSYKADLRKTQTVLRELMESDERVLKDPEVTVEVHTLADSSVNFVVRPWVKTEEYWPVYWDMMLRIKETLDENGIEIPFPQMDVHWERG; encoded by the coding sequence ATGGCGAGTGAAGCGGCTAGTGTGGAGACGAACGTCATTAGCAATATTAGTTATATTACGGATTGGTTTAGTAACAATACCGACTTATTATTTGAATATTCGATGAATATTATTTGGGCCGTATTAATTTTATTCGTTGGTAATATTGCGGTAAAACTGATTGCTAACAGCGTTAGTAAGCTCATGAAGAAGCGTCGTATGGACAAAGCTGTGATCGATTTCGTTCAGGCCATTGTTCGTTACTTATTATTCATCCTCGTGTTAATTGCGGCATTAGGTAAGCTTGGCGTGCAAACCGCGTCTGTCGTCGCCGTTATCGGTGCGGCCGGCTTGGCTGTTGCATTAGCGTTGCAAGGCTCGCTATCTAACTTTGCGGCGGGTGTATTAATCGTCGCTTTTCGTCCATTTAAGTCAGGTGATTATGTTGAAGTTGGTGGTATTGCAGGGTCGGTCAGTTCGATTCAAATATTTCAAACCGTCTTGAATTCGCCAGATAACAAAATGATTGTGGTTCCGAACTCTTCAATTATCGGTGGCCCTATTACCAACTATTCACGCCATAAAACGCGTCGGATTGATTTTGTAATAGGAGTATCTTATAAAGCTGATCTACGTAAAACACAGACAGTATTACGTGAGCTCATGGAAAGTGATGAACGGGTTTTGAAAGATCCTGAAGTAACGGTTGAAGTGCATACACTGGCTGATTCATCCGTCAACTTTGTGGTGCGTCCTTGGGTGAAAACAGAGGAATACTGGCCAGTATACTGGGATATGATGCTAAGAATAAAAGAAACACTTGATGAGAATGGTATTGAAATTCCATTCCCACAAATGGATGTTCACTGGGAGCGTGGATAA
- a CDS encoding LysR family transcriptional regulator, protein MHDLAAIRAFNALCQYKSLTSAAKHLDQPKSTLSRRLSQLEEDLGQALLARDGNRLTLTKAGEIYASYAERILLLAEQSEEALQELDQHISGTLTIAVDQNLMRGWISGVIEAFLQAHPNIHLRVISQYTQYDNTPSPDLIICVGQFAVDSYHSTTIGHWRYALYTSPDYFMSHQEVTHPSQLSEHDWIDFMSLNQGGLTLTHADYGTYRLPSFASRLQSDHLPMQADTISKGCGIGLLPTPFAQGLMRSHPEKITPCLVGWHTDPIPINYLYPLGRQPLRLRLFIDMMRAQLPDHWRHDSVAN, encoded by the coding sequence ATGCATGACTTAGCTGCCATTCGCGCGTTTAATGCGCTATGTCAATATAAAAGTCTTACTTCAGCAGCCAAGCACCTTGATCAACCAAAATCGACCTTAAGTAGACGCTTATCGCAATTAGAAGAAGATTTAGGGCAAGCTCTTTTGGCAAGAGATGGCAATCGCTTGACCTTAACTAAGGCAGGAGAAATTTATGCATCTTATGCCGAGAGAATCTTACTGCTTGCAGAACAAAGCGAAGAAGCCTTACAAGAATTAGACCAGCATATCAGTGGTACCTTGACGATAGCCGTTGATCAAAACTTAATGCGTGGCTGGATATCAGGAGTTATTGAAGCCTTTTTGCAAGCTCATCCCAACATTCATTTACGGGTTATTAGTCAATATACACAATACGATAATACACCATCACCCGATCTCATTATTTGCGTTGGGCAATTCGCTGTAGATAGCTACCACAGTACCACTATTGGTCATTGGCGCTATGCTCTTTATACTTCTCCTGATTACTTCATGAGTCATCAAGAGGTGACCCATCCTAGCCAATTAAGTGAGCATGATTGGATTGATTTTATGTCTCTTAATCAAGGGGGATTAACGCTCACACATGCTGATTATGGCACTTACCGGCTACCTTCCTTTGCTAGTCGCTTGCAAAGCGATCATCTTCCTATGCAAGCCGATACCATCAGTAAAGGCTGTGGCATCGGATTACTCCCCACACCATTTGCTCAAGGTTTAATGCGCTCTCATCCAGAGAAAATTACACCATGTTTAGTTGGCTGGCATACCGATCCTATCCCCATCAACTACCTTTATCCTTTAGGGCGTCAGCCACTGCGTTTACGGTTATTCATTGATATGATGCGCGCGCAACTTCCAGATCACTGGCGTCATGATTCGGTGGCGAATTAG